One stretch of Pseudoramibacter sp. DNA includes these proteins:
- a CDS encoding HPr family phosphocarrier protein, with the protein MKRQQVTVINKAGLHARAASIFVSEAGKFDSDIDVIYGDTRLNAKSIMGLMSGGIGQGATIVIEANGDDEDEAVDSLVALIESGFDEEA; encoded by the coding sequence ATGAAACGGCAACAGGTAACCGTGATTAATAAAGCGGGACTTCACGCACGGGCAGCATCCATTTTTGTATCGGAAGCGGGTAAATTTGACTCGGATATCGATGTCATTTACGGCGATACACGGCTCAACGCGAAGAGCATTATGGGGTTGATGTCCGGCGGCATCGGCCAGGGCGCAACTATTGTCATCGAAGCCAATGGCGACGACGAAGATGAAGCGGTGGACAGTTTAGTTGCGCTGATCGAAAGCGGATTCGACGAAGAAGCGTAA
- a CDS encoding YtxH domain-containing protein: protein MSSKESYFIGGIFAGAVIGAATALLLAPSTGDDLRASIASGARETWDDIQDQIKECGHSLKSQIQDATDTLTDRVNQYRSEIEDKIDDIEDDIDDDFETMYDDAESEDTAPDASDEEEVDE, encoded by the coding sequence ATGTCAAGCAAAGAATCTTATTTTATTGGCGGAATTTTCGCAGGTGCCGTCATTGGTGCAGCAACGGCGCTGCTGCTCGCCCCGTCGACCGGAGATGATCTGAGAGCGAGTATCGCAAGCGGTGCCCGGGAAACCTGGGACGATATTCAGGATCAGATCAAAGAATGCGGACACAGTTTAAAAAGCCAGATTCAGGATGCCACAGATACACTGACAGACCGCGTCAACCAGTACCGCAGCGAAATCGAAGATAAGATCGACGATATCGAAGATGATATCGACGACGATTTTGAAACCATGTACGATGATGCAGAATCAGAAGACACAGCGCCGGACGCCTCGGATGAAGAAGAGGTGGATGAATGA
- a CDS encoding helix-turn-helix domain-containing protein: MRYSFEFKLKCIELYRSGRWPETPDGISTHHFHNTIRTWSEIDERFGPEALKHPKHQRKWSPEDKLAVVSQVLAGNSFRSVACLAGIGKGMLYQWVRRYKEEGYNGLVNKRKGKKPKEPSMKKKKSDQPQPLTESEREELIRLREENAYMKAEIAFRKKLIALRREKWAEQHLKAKKQKPSKHSDKKDSN; this comes from the coding sequence ATGCGTTATAGTTTTGAGTTTAAATTGAAATGTATAGAACTTTACAGATCTGGAAGATGGCCCGAAACGCCGGATGGTATTTCTACTCATCACTTTCATAACACTATTCGTACATGGTCAGAAATTGATGAAAGGTTTGGTCCAGAAGCGTTAAAGCATCCAAAACACCAAAGAAAGTGGTCCCCTGAGGATAAATTGGCTGTAGTATCGCAGGTGCTTGCAGGGAATTCATTCCGATCTGTTGCTTGCCTTGCTGGGATTGGTAAGGGTATGCTTTATCAATGGGTGCGCAGATATAAGGAAGAAGGGTATAATGGACTGGTAAACAAACGTAAAGGAAAAAAGCCGAAGGAACCGTCCATGAAGAAAAAGAAATCAGATCAACCACAGCCATTAACGGAATCAGAACGTGAAGAATTAATCCGTCTCAGAGAAGAAAATGCGTACATGAAAGCGGAGATTGCCTTTAGAAAAAAACTGATCGCCTTGAGGCGCGAAAAGTGGGCCGAACAGCATCTCAAGGCGAAAAAGCAAAAGCCGTCGAAGCACTCAGACAAAAAGGATTCCAACTAA
- a CDS encoding CPBP family intramembrane glutamic endopeptidase, with protein sequence MKKTELNIRRRFEKHPVVWTFFYFFWVVALFIVLGGIYPQSLIFNVVLRIVLGAGILYHLYRVFHWTPKALGFSKTGLLTSLRLYWLDWVKIAMVLCIIFAALHPNGVLAGRIGTPRATLVKIARNIRRTSPAKGFRICLFGLSVGFFEEVFIRVGMVNQLRLAFPDSPRSAWAISLISGAFFASLHWINLGAQSLSLTAMQVIQAFGIGVLWAAIYWRSGNILVPIVMHSLTDILVLFQTAGTSPAVSANYLSSLVVLAACLLLTAVYLRPKKAVSSGIQTSPLCYNKKINDELKF encoded by the coding sequence ATGAAAAAAACGGAACTGAACATCCGCCGGAGATTTGAAAAACACCCGGTAGTATGGACATTTTTTTATTTTTTTTGGGTTGTGGCGCTGTTTATCGTTTTGGGGGGGATCTATCCCCAAAGTTTGATCTTCAATGTGGTGCTGCGCATCGTGTTGGGGGCAGGCATTTTGTATCATCTGTATCGGGTGTTTCACTGGACCCCAAAAGCCCTCGGTTTTTCGAAGACAGGGCTTTTGACCTCCCTGCGTCTGTATTGGCTGGACTGGGTGAAAATTGCCATGGTTTTGTGTATTATCTTCGCGGCGCTGCATCCGAACGGCGTCCTGGCCGGCCGGATCGGCACCCCCCGGGCCACGTTGGTGAAAATTGCCCGGAACATCAGGCGGACGAGCCCGGCCAAAGGGTTTCGCATCTGCCTGTTTGGGCTGTCGGTCGGCTTTTTTGAAGAGGTTTTTATTCGCGTTGGGATGGTGAATCAGCTGCGGCTGGCTTTTCCAGACAGCCCGCGGTCGGCCTGGGCCATTTCCCTCATCAGCGGCGCGTTTTTTGCGAGCCTGCATTGGATCAATCTCGGGGCCCAGTCTTTGAGCCTGACGGCGATGCAGGTCATTCAGGCTTTTGGCATCGGCGTGCTCTGGGCTGCGATCTACTGGCGCAGCGGCAATATCCTCGTGCCGATTGTCATGCACAGCCTCACCGATATTCTGGTTCTTTTTCAGACCGCGGGCACGTCGCCGGCGGTCTCGGCCAATTATTTGAGCTCTTTAGTGGTTCTGGCCGCCTGCCTGCTTTTGACCGCCGTTTATCTGCGGCCGAAAAAGGCCGTCTCAAGTGGTATTCAGACAAGCCCTTTATGTTATAATAAAAAGATAAATGATGAATTGAAATTTTAA
- a CDS encoding IS3 family transposase, with the protein MGRTASQGEKAKAVEALRQKGFQLKYLLKAAGMARSTYYFEIKKPDRVAKRNAALSERIKTIFENHHGRYGVRRIYHELVNQGHKVNHKRVQRLMHQMSLCGKRPKEKYHSYVGTVGKIADNIISRDFNTKAPLEKWTTDVSQFNFSWGKCYLSPILDMHTNEIIAYDLSLSPNMEQIKKMLQQAFKKFPHVEGLIMHSDQGWQYQHWFYRKTLREHGIIQSMSRKGNCYDNCIMETFFGRLKNEMYYGEEKNYKSFEAFSKAIKEYMQYYNNKRIQKKTNWMPPAKYRLASSC; encoded by the coding sequence GTGGGCCGAACAGCATCTCAAGGCGAAAAAGCAAAAGCCGTCGAAGCACTCAGACAAAAAGGATTCCAACTAAAATATTTGCTGAAGGCAGCAGGAATGGCACGTTCTACTTATTACTTTGAAATCAAGAAACCAGACCGCGTTGCCAAACGGAATGCAGCGCTTTCCGAGAGAATCAAAACTATTTTTGAAAACCATCACGGAAGGTACGGGGTCCGAAGAATCTATCACGAGTTGGTGAATCAAGGCCATAAAGTTAATCATAAAAGGGTCCAGAGACTGATGCACCAGATGAGCCTCTGCGGCAAACGTCCAAAAGAAAAATATCATTCCTATGTGGGGACCGTTGGGAAGATTGCTGACAATATCATCAGCAGAGATTTCAACACAAAAGCACCTTTGGAAAAATGGACAACTGATGTAAGCCAGTTCAACTTCTCCTGGGGGAAATGCTACCTTTCTCCCATTCTTGACATGCACACGAACGAGATCATTGCGTACGATTTATCTTTAAGTCCCAACATGGAACAGATTAAAAAAATGCTGCAACAAGCCTTCAAAAAGTTTCCTCATGTAGAAGGACTGATTATGCATTCAGATCAAGGCTGGCAGTACCAACACTGGTTTTATCGAAAAACTTTAAGAGAGCACGGAATTATTCAGTCAATGTCCAGAAAGGGAAATTGCTATGATAACTGCATCATGGAAACCTTCTTCGGACGATTAAAAAACGAAATGTACTATGGCGAGGAAAAAAATTATAAATCATTTGAAGCGTTCAGCAAAGCGATAAAAGAATATATGCAGTATTACAACAACAAGCGGATTCAGAAAAAAACAAACTGGATGCCGCCTGCAAAGTACAGGTTAGCATCCAGTTGTTAA
- the fusA gene encoding elongation factor G — MKNYPTKNIRNILLLGHGGSGKTTLVEAMAFNAGAVDRIGRIDEGNTLSDFDDEEKRRMFSISSSVIPIEYGGHKINIIDAPGYFDFVGESAAALEVADAVIIVVDALAGVQVGTEKAIEMLKKAQVPAFIVVNKIDRENAKIGKVVEALKASFGNKVVPFIQPWGEGDEMRGVVNIVDMTGRERKDNRCFDAEVPADLIKVLEPYREMIMESVAQTSEDLMEKYFDGEELTTEEIHHGLRQGVLEGDLVPVMAMSATQNIGVETLENMIIDYLPSPDEGRGAIGTDPRDSKEIERPVSEEAPFSARIFKTIIDPFVGKLSIFKVMGGTLNSETEIIDANQDAKAKVNHIYVLRGNKQIEVDSLGAGDIGAFSKLTEVKTGDTLCDPADPILYPPIDFPKPVISMAIDAKDKGSIDKLSTGLHRLIEEDPTIAVTRNNETKQTVISGIGEMQLEIISHKLKQKFDVDVELSPMKVPYRETIKKSADAEGKHKKQSGGSGQYGHVFVKFEPMSDPNDAFRFVDKVVGGAVPRNFIPAVEKGLEECMQHGVLAGYPVTGVQATLYDGSYHPVDSDEMSFKMAAALAYREGMKKANPVILEPIYSLKITVPEEYMGDVMGDLNKKRGRIMGMEPAVDGEQVITAEAPLSELEKYATELRSMTQARGSFEMAFARYEEAPAAIAEKVIADANGGASEEKSGKKEKGKKDKKKK, encoded by the coding sequence ATGAAAAATTATCCGACAAAAAACATTCGCAACATTTTACTTCTTGGTCACGGCGGAAGCGGTAAAACGACGCTCGTCGAAGCAATGGCTTTTAATGCAGGTGCAGTGGACCGCATTGGACGCATCGACGAAGGCAATACCCTTTCGGATTTTGATGATGAAGAAAAGAGAAGAATGTTTTCAATTTCTTCCTCAGTGATTCCAATTGAATACGGCGGTCATAAAATCAATATTATCGATGCGCCGGGTTATTTTGATTTCGTAGGGGAATCGGCGGCGGCTCTCGAAGTCGCCGATGCCGTTATCATTGTTGTCGATGCCCTCGCCGGCGTTCAGGTCGGTACGGAAAAAGCGATCGAAATGCTTAAAAAAGCGCAGGTCCCGGCTTTCATCGTGGTTAACAAAATCGACCGGGAAAACGCAAAAATCGGGAAAGTGGTCGAAGCATTAAAGGCTTCATTCGGCAATAAAGTCGTGCCTTTCATTCAGCCCTGGGGCGAAGGAGATGAAATGCGCGGCGTGGTCAATATCGTCGATATGACCGGCCGGGAAAGAAAAGACAACCGCTGCTTTGACGCAGAAGTGCCGGCGGATTTGATCAAGGTGCTGGAACCGTACCGCGAAATGATCATGGAATCGGTGGCCCAGACTTCAGAAGACCTGATGGAAAAATATTTTGATGGAGAAGAACTGACCACGGAAGAAATTCACCACGGGTTGAGACAAGGGGTCCTCGAAGGCGATCTGGTGCCGGTCATGGCCATGTCCGCCACCCAGAACATCGGGGTTGAAACCCTCGAAAACATGATCATCGACTACCTGCCGTCTCCAGATGAAGGTCGGGGCGCCATCGGCACGGACCCGAGAGACTCCAAGGAAATCGAACGTCCGGTTTCAGAAGAAGCGCCTTTCTCCGCGCGTATTTTCAAGACCATCATCGACCCCTTTGTGGGTAAACTGTCGATTTTCAAAGTCATGGGCGGCACCTTGAACAGCGAAACTGAAATTATCGACGCAAATCAGGATGCAAAAGCAAAGGTTAACCATATTTACGTTCTGCGGGGCAACAAGCAGATCGAAGTGGACAGCTTGGGCGCCGGGGACATCGGTGCCTTCAGCAAACTGACGGAAGTGAAAACAGGGGACACCCTCTGCGATCCGGCAGACCCGATCCTCTACCCGCCCATCGATTTCCCGAAACCGGTGATTTCAATGGCCATTGACGCCAAAGACAAAGGCAGCATCGATAAATTGTCCACAGGGCTGCACCGGCTCATCGAAGAAGACCCGACCATCGCGGTGACCCGCAACAACGAAACCAAACAAACCGTCATTTCAGGCATCGGCGAAATGCAGCTGGAAATCATTAGCCACAAGCTGAAACAAAAATTCGATGTGGACGTCGAATTGTCGCCGATGAAAGTGCCTTACAGAGAAACGATCAAGAAGAGCGCCGACGCAGAAGGCAAGCACAAGAAACAATCCGGCGGAAGCGGCCAGTACGGGCACGTTTTTGTCAAATTTGAACCAATGTCGGATCCCAACGACGCCTTCCGCTTTGTGGACAAAGTCGTCGGCGGCGCCGTGCCTCGCAACTTTATCCCTGCAGTAGAAAAAGGTCTGGAAGAATGCATGCAGCACGGCGTGCTGGCAGGCTATCCGGTCACCGGGGTTCAGGCGACGCTGTACGATGGGTCTTATCACCCTGTAGATTCCGACGAAATGTCCTTTAAGATGGCAGCGGCCCTGGCGTATCGCGAAGGGATGAAAAAGGCCAATCCGGTCATTCTTGAACCGATTTACAGCCTGAAGATTACCGTTCCCGAAGAATACATGGGCGATGTTATGGGCGACCTCAACAAGAAGCGCGGCCGCATCATGGGGATGGAACCGGCCGTCGATGGCGAACAGGTCATTACCGCCGAAGCGCCGCTGTCGGAACTTGAAAAATACGCCACGGAACTGCGCTCCATGACCCAAGCGAGAGGGTCCTTTGAAATGGCTTTCGCCCGTTACGAAGAAGCGCCGGCGGCCATTGCTGAAAAAGTCATCGCCGATGCCAACGGCGGGGCTTCAGAAGAAAAGAGCGGCAAAAAAGAAAAGGGAAAGAAAGACAAAAAGAAAAAATAA
- a CDS encoding DUF948 domain-containing protein, protein MNQMIPLSAVFWIIIAIAILFLVFHLVALLSETKKTMEKINALLDDNSEKITNIIDNADSMVTDAKTSVDTVKDEVIAPLGDVLGKVQRIFGKGQKRHKLLGRKKKQPKA, encoded by the coding sequence ATGAATCAGATGATTCCGCTGTCGGCGGTATTTTGGATAATCATTGCCATTGCGATTCTGTTCTTGGTTTTTCATCTGGTGGCGCTGTTAAGCGAAACGAAAAAAACCATGGAAAAGATCAATGCGCTTCTGGACGATAATTCCGAAAAAATCACGAACATTATCGACAATGCCGATTCTATGGTAACGGATGCGAAGACGTCTGTGGATACGGTCAAAGACGAAGTCATTGCGCCTTTGGGGGACGTCCTCGGAAAGGTCCAGCGCATTTTCGGAAAAGGCCAAAAAAGACATAAGCTTCTGGGCCGCAAGAAGAAACAGCCCAAAGCATAA
- a CDS encoding MurR/RpiR family transcriptional regulator: MDEILTNIRTKYNTLSKTQKVIADFILKNATRIPMFSITELAKACNTSETTVMRFLKKLNYNSYQVFRVKIAQATTKEPSTSINDDLDPHDDPETIKQKIIGHTLSAINDINTLLPSSILEKAIDMIRSAERILIYGVGASAAIAMDAYHKFAGIGLDVRYFPDPHLMNITCTQSTPKDIMLAISHTGESLEVNHVVQTSKENGAKILSLTSFSNSTLAHLSDLYLLSSTNDNKYHSEAMASRIVQLTIVDILYTVTFMQDEKHYYKALNASRIAVSKNKT; the protein is encoded by the coding sequence ATGGACGAGATTCTGACAAATATTAGAACCAAATATAATACTTTATCTAAAACACAAAAAGTAATCGCCGATTTTATTTTAAAAAATGCAACGCGTATTCCGATGTTCTCAATTACGGAATTAGCCAAAGCCTGCAACACGAGCGAAACAACTGTGATGCGATTTTTAAAAAAACTTAATTACAATTCATATCAGGTATTTCGGGTAAAAATTGCTCAGGCGACTACAAAAGAACCCAGTACATCCATTAACGATGATTTAGACCCACACGACGATCCAGAAACCATTAAACAAAAAATTATCGGACACACTCTTTCTGCAATTAATGATATTAATACGCTCCTTCCTTCTTCAATTTTAGAAAAAGCTATTGATATGATCCGATCTGCCGAGCGGATCTTAATTTATGGTGTAGGTGCCTCCGCTGCTATCGCAATGGATGCTTATCACAAATTTGCTGGAATTGGTCTTGATGTAAGATATTTTCCTGATCCTCATTTAATGAATATCACTTGCACACAATCGACCCCTAAAGATATCATGCTTGCCATTTCTCATACAGGTGAAAGTCTTGAAGTCAATCATGTTGTTCAGACATCTAAAGAAAATGGCGCTAAAATTTTAAGCCTAACGAGTTTTTCTAATTCAACTTTAGCTCATTTATCTGATCTCTATTTACTGAGTTCTACAAATGATAATAAATATCATTCCGAAGCTATGGCTTCAAGAATCGTTCAATTGACCATTGTCGACATCCTCTACACCGTGACATTTATGCAAGACGAAAAGCATTACTACAAAGCATTGAATGCTTCCCGTATCGCTGTTTCTAAAAACAAAACTTGA
- a CDS encoding HAD family hydrolase, whose product MIKLIATDADGTLFPDCGQDLSAAYFETVQALMDRGVIFGVCSGRPTSNLKRVFAPIQDQIFYITQNGAMASYQDKIVYREAIPMADTRAIVRDIRALDGCMTLYDTGEVCYFEKRDKEAYEFTRDVYHFDCELVDDLLELDTPCIKFSVYRADHVEEVTEKAFAPKWRKTMNVACAGERVVDMVPKAASKGSSLAKIQALFGVSMDETLAFGDNSNDISMLNQAKYSVAVDNARQEVKDVCRYVTDLNTNDGELKVLDALLKDFDHPEAALRPFEK is encoded by the coding sequence ATGATCAAACTGATTGCAACAGATGCGGACGGCACGCTCTTCCCGGACTGCGGCCAGGATTTGTCAGCGGCTTATTTCGAGACGGTGCAGGCCCTGATGGACCGCGGCGTGATTTTCGGCGTCTGCAGCGGCCGGCCGACTTCGAACCTGAAAAGGGTGTTCGCACCCATTCAGGATCAGATTTTTTACATCACCCAGAACGGCGCGATGGCGTCTTATCAGGATAAGATCGTCTACCGCGAAGCGATTCCGATGGCGGACACCCGGGCGATCGTGCGCGATATCCGGGCGCTGGACGGCTGCATGACCCTGTACGACACCGGGGAGGTGTGCTATTTCGAAAAGCGGGATAAAGAGGCCTACGAGTTTACGCGGGACGTCTACCACTTCGACTGTGAGCTGGTCGACGATCTCCTTGAGCTGGACACGCCGTGCATCAAGTTTTCGGTCTACCGTGCCGACCACGTCGAGGAGGTCACGGAAAAGGCGTTTGCGCCGAAATGGCGGAAGACCATGAACGTGGCCTGCGCCGGAGAGCGAGTCGTGGATATGGTGCCGAAGGCGGCGTCAAAGGGCTCGTCTCTGGCCAAGATTCAGGCGCTTTTCGGCGTGTCGATGGACGAAACTTTGGCCTTTGGCGACAACAGCAACGACATCAGCATGCTCAACCAGGCGAAATACAGCGTGGCTGTCGACAACGCGCGGCAGGAAGTCAAGGACGTCTGCCGATACGTCACTGATCTCAACACGAACGACGGCGAATTAAAGGTGCTTGACGCCTTATTAAAGGATTTTGATCATCCTGAGGCTGCGTTAAGGCCATTTGAAAAATAG
- the ppx gene encoding exopolyphosphatase, which produces MQEHNRIGVIDIGSNSVHLVVAEYHDENDYFSVIDDAKVNVRLGEGMTRTGCLDPERIEVGIDTMKIYRRMIDAYQIGQVIATATAAVRKAKNGDEFVRRAKEEAGIDINVIPGEQEAMYDYLGVVNTIDIKDGLLMDIGGGSTELVLIQNREKKAGVSLPFGAVDLAEKFNLTDKPKKSDLEKLHVFLEGAFSQYPLLAEAKGYPVIGVGGTIRNMGRIHRRMIDYPLEIAQNYRMSRKDVKTVCEKTAAMDYQERKNIKGLSKARADIFIGASQAVMEIMGAIDSDQLIISKAGLRDGLLYESIGYGEGDLIPEVFEYSLVNTARQLDVNCIHAYQVYRISRKLFNELAPIHGLPLSRTLDKSLRTAAMLHDSGIKIQYSNHQLHSFYLILNAGINGLTHEEMLIAAFSALNHRTGKKVQVDAEYARMLTKQDLNIIDVFSSILQIAEYLDRDMDGVVRDVNCVISDDAVTLNVLSQEHSVFTDMILDECGKKFNRVFKHTLNLENEIVK; this is translated from the coding sequence ATGCAAGAGCACAATCGCATAGGGGTTATTGACATCGGGTCGAACAGCGTCCACCTGGTGGTGGCGGAGTATCATGACGAAAATGATTATTTTTCCGTGATTGACGATGCCAAGGTGAACGTCCGTCTCGGTGAGGGCATGACGAGAACAGGATGTCTGGATCCGGAGCGCATTGAAGTGGGCATTGACACGATGAAAATTTACCGCCGGATGATTGATGCGTATCAGATCGGCCAGGTCATCGCGACGGCGACAGCGGCGGTCCGAAAGGCGAAAAACGGCGATGAATTCGTGCGCCGCGCAAAAGAAGAAGCCGGCATCGACATCAACGTGATTCCCGGGGAACAGGAAGCGATGTACGATTATCTCGGCGTGGTGAACACCATCGATATCAAGGACGGGCTTCTGATGGATATTGGCGGCGGCTCGACGGAGCTGGTGCTGATCCAAAACCGTGAAAAGAAGGCCGGCGTGAGCCTGCCTTTCGGCGCGGTCGATCTGGCCGAAAAATTCAATCTGACCGACAAGCCGAAAAAATCCGATCTGGAAAAGCTGCACGTTTTCCTGGAAGGCGCCTTTTCGCAGTATCCGCTGCTGGCAGAGGCCAAGGGCTACCCGGTGATCGGCGTCGGCGGAACGATCCGCAACATGGGCCGCATCCACCGCAGAATGATCGATTATCCGCTGGAAATCGCACAGAATTACAGAATGAGCCGGAAGGACGTCAAGACGGTCTGCGAAAAGACGGCGGCGATGGATTATCAGGAACGGAAAAACATCAAGGGGCTCTCCAAGGCCCGGGCCGATATTTTCATCGGTGCCAGTCAAGCCGTGATGGAAATCATGGGGGCTATCGACTCCGACCAGCTGATTATCTCGAAGGCGGGGCTTCGGGACGGGCTTTTGTACGAATCCATCGGCTACGGCGAAGGTGATCTGATACCGGAGGTCTTCGAGTACTCGTTGGTCAATACGGCGCGCCAGCTGGACGTGAACTGCATCCACGCCTATCAGGTTTACCGCATTTCCCGCAAGCTGTTCAACGAACTGGCGCCGATTCACGGCCTGCCGCTGAGCCGGACCTTGGATAAATCGCTGCGCACGGCGGCGATGCTTCACGATTCGGGCATCAAAATTCAGTACTCCAATCACCAGCTGCACAGCTTTTATTTGATTTTAAACGCCGGAATCAACGGCCTGACCCACGAAGAAATGCTGATCGCGGCCTTCTCCGCGCTGAATCACCGCACCGGCAAAAAAGTACAGGTCGACGCCGAATACGCGCGGATGCTGACCAAGCAGGACCTCAACATCATCGACGTGTTCAGCTCGATCCTCCAGATTGCGGAATATTTAGACCGGGATATGGACGGGGTCGTCCGTGACGTCAACTGCGTGATTTCCGACGACGCGGTGACCCTCAACGTGCTGTCCCAGGAACATTCGGTCTTTACCGATATGATTTTGGACGAATGCGGGAAGAAATTCAATCGGGTGTTCAAGCACACCTTAAATCTTGAGAATGAGATTGTGAAATGA
- the ptsP gene encoding phosphoenolpyruvate--protein phosphotransferase — translation MIKEGIQASSGIAIAKAVVYVKQELTVEKKSIDDVQSECDRFGQAVEKSKQQLATLKEKTAHEMSEEEAAIFDAHSMFLEDPEFVGAIEQSIKNDHINAEAATQAAVDQFYAMFQAMDDPYFKGRAADIQDVGNRLLRNLMGIEIMDISNLDHDVILVAKDLAPSDTATMDKVHVKGFATDVGSRTSHTAIMARSLEIPAVLGLQDITETAKNGETLIVDGITGSVIVDPTEEELKTYQQKKEKYDAYMAELAKLKDQDAVTTDGHKVKVVANIGNPKDVEGVVRNGGKGIGLYRSEFLYMNSDELPDENKQFAAYKTVVEQFKDGEGVIIRTLDIGGDKKLPYLPLEEEMNPFLGLRAIRLCLSKPDLFKTQLRAILRASAFGKTRIMFPMIGNVDEVRQAKAILKTCMQELDAEGVDFDHQIEVGIMVEIPSAAITADIISDEVAFFSIGTNDLCQYTLAVDRMNQNVSYLYDPLHPAILRLVQNVIVQSHKKPGKFTGMCGEMAGDPIATLILLGLGLDEFSMSASSIPQVKKIIRSVSYKQAQEIADKAMTMSTGKEIRQYVQDTLKQLGIEVM, via the coding sequence ATGATAAAGGAAGGCATCCAGGCATCTTCGGGGATAGCCATTGCAAAGGCAGTGGTTTATGTCAAGCAGGAACTCACCGTAGAGAAAAAAAGCATTGACGACGTTCAAAGCGAATGTGACCGTTTCGGCCAGGCCGTTGAAAAAAGCAAACAGCAGCTGGCCACGCTGAAAGAAAAAACGGCCCACGAAATGAGTGAAGAAGAAGCGGCTATTTTCGATGCGCACAGCATGTTCCTTGAAGATCCGGAATTCGTCGGCGCCATTGAACAATCGATTAAAAACGATCACATCAATGCCGAAGCGGCCACGCAGGCAGCAGTGGATCAGTTCTACGCCATGTTCCAGGCGATGGATGACCCCTATTTCAAGGGCCGCGCCGCGGACATCCAGGATGTGGGCAACCGGCTGCTGCGCAATTTGATGGGCATTGAAATCATGGATATTTCCAATTTGGATCACGATGTGATTCTTGTCGCAAAAGATCTGGCACCGTCCGACACGGCGACCATGGACAAAGTACACGTCAAAGGCTTTGCCACCGATGTGGGCAGCCGGACGTCCCACACGGCGATCATGGCGAGAAGCCTGGAAATTCCAGCAGTTTTGGGTCTGCAGGATATCACCGAAACGGCAAAAAACGGCGAAACGCTCATTGTCGACGGGATTACAGGCAGCGTGATTGTCGATCCCACTGAAGAAGAACTGAAGACGTATCAGCAAAAGAAAGAAAAATACGATGCGTATATGGCAGAGCTGGCCAAGCTGAAAGATCAGGATGCTGTGACCACCGACGGCCACAAGGTCAAAGTAGTGGCCAATATCGGCAATCCCAAAGATGTCGAAGGGGTTGTCCGCAACGGCGGCAAAGGCATCGGGCTGTACCGCAGTGAATTCTTGTACATGAATTCAGACGAACTGCCGGATGAAAACAAACAGTTTGCCGCCTATAAAACCGTCGTCGAACAGTTTAAAGACGGCGAAGGCGTCATCATCCGGACTCTGGATATCGGCGGCGATAAAAAACTGCCTTACCTTCCGCTGGAAGAAGAAATGAACCCGTTTTTGGGGCTGCGCGCCATTCGCCTCTGCCTCTCGAAGCCGGATTTGTTCAAGACTCAGCTTCGGGCGATTCTGCGGGCATCGGCTTTCGGCAAAACCCGGATTATGTTCCCGATGATCGGCAATGTCGACGAAGTGCGCCAGGCCAAGGCAATCTTGAAAACCTGCATGCAGGAACTGGATGCAGAAGGGGTGGACTTCGACCATCAGATTGAAGTCGGCATCATGGTCGAAATTCCTTCAGCGGCCATCACGGCAGACATTATTTCCGACGAAGTCGCCTTCTTCTCAATCGGGACCAACGATTTGTGCCAGTACACGCTGGCTGTGGACCGGATGAACCAGAATGTGTCTTATCTGTACGATCCGCTGCATCCAGCCATTTTGCGGCTGGTTCAAAACGTCATTGTGCAGTCGCACAAAAAGCCAGGCAAATTCACCGGCATGTGCGGAGAAATGGCGGGAGATCCGATCGCTACACTGATTTTATTAGGCCTGGGACTGGATGAATTTTCAATGAGCGCCTCTTCTATTCCGCAGGTGAAAAAGATCATCCGTTCTGTCAGCTACAAGCAGGCGCAGGAAATTGCAGACAAGGCGATGACCATGTCCACAGGAAAAGAAATTCGTCAGTATGTCCAGGATACGCTGAAGCAGCTGGGCATTGAAGTAATGTAA